CGCGACTCGCCGGAGGCGGCGGCGGGCGCCGGCGCCGCGTCGGCGACCGGCAGGCGAACGACGAACTCGCTCCCCTGTCCGAGGCCGGCGCTCGACGCCGTCACCGATCCGCCGTGGAGCTCGACCACGCGGCGCACGAGCGTCAGGCCGATTCCCACCCCTTCCCCCCCGGAACGCGCGTGCGGCTTGGCCTGGACGAACAGATCGAAGATATTCGGGAGGGCCTCGGGTGCGATGCCCTGCCCGTCGTCCCGCACGCGGAGGACGGCGTCGTCGCCCTCGCGGGCGATCGTGACCCGGATGTGTCCTCCCGGGCCGGTGTACTTGATCGCGTTGCTCAGGAGATTCATGAGCACCTGGTCGACACGGGTGGGATCGGCCTCCGCGACGACGGGCACCGGCGAGGCGTCGAAGGCGATGGACTGCCCGCGCTGCTCGGCGAGTCCGCGGACCGAATCGATCGCCTGGATCGCCGCGGAGGCGAGGTCGATCCGCTCCCGGCGAAGCTCGATCCGGCCCTGGCTCACGCGCGAGACGTCGAGGAGGTCGTCGAGGAGCCGGGACATGTGGCGCACCTGCCGCTCCGCGATCGCGTGCGCCTCCCGGATCGTCGACGGACCCGCGTCCGGCCGGCCGATCAGGTAAAGGGCATTCCGGATCGGCGCGAGCGGGTTCCGAAGCTCGTGGGCCAGCACCGCCAGGAATTCGTTCTTCTGGCGATCCGCCTCCTTGAGAGCCTCGACCTGGCGGCGCTCCGTCAGGTCGCGCGTCACTTTCGCGAAGCCGTGAAGCGTTCCGGACTCGTCGAACAGCGCCGTGATCACGACGTCCGCCCAGAACCTCGAGCCGTCGCTCCGGACCCTCCACCCTTCGTCTTCGACCCTCCCCTGCTCGAGAGCCTTTCGAAGCAGCCCCTGCGGCCTTCCGGCGGCAGCGTCTTCCGGAGTGTAGAAGATCGAGAAATGTCTTCCGATCGCCTCGGAAGCCGAGTATCCCTTGATTCGCTCCGCTCCGACGTTCCAGCTCGCGATGCGGCCGTCCGGATCGAGCATGAAGATCGCGTAGTCCTGGACCCGCTCGACGAGGAGACGGAAACGTTCCTCGCTGCGGCGGAGCTCATCGAACCGGATGTCCTGCGGGAGGGTCGCGTCGCTCATGGCGTCCAGGATCCTATCGTCTCGATCGACGCCCCCGCGGGAGAGATCTCAGAAGGCACCGGGCGGAGCGGCGTTGCCGGGCTTCTCCCGCCGCTCCGGCGGAGGAGGAGGCGGCGGTTCCTTCTTGTGGGGAGGCACCGCCCGGTGCTCGGCCGAGGCGCCGTGCGGAGACGGAGCCTCCCGGTGCGCGGGCGGTGCTTCGCGGGTCGGCGGCGCCCCGTTCGGGGGCGGCGCTTCGCGCCGCGGAGGCGGAGCTTCGTGTCGAGGGGGCGCGGCCTCATGTCTGGGAGGTGGCGCCTCGTGTTTCGGGGGCGCCGCCTCGTGGCGGGGAGGCGGAGCCTCGCGGTGCGCGGGCGGTGCCGTACGATGCGACGGCGTCGATTCGCGGGACGAAGACGACTTCCCTTCGTGTCCGTGCGGGGCCGGGGCGGGCTTCGCCTCGTGTCCCGGAGCCGCTGCGCTTCCGCGGGGTG
The genomic region above belongs to Thermoanaerobaculia bacterium and contains:
- a CDS encoding PAS domain-containing sensor histidine kinase, translating into MSDATLPQDIRFDELRRSEERFRLLVERVQDYAIFMLDPDGRIASWNVGAERIKGYSASEAIGRHFSIFYTPEDAAAGRPQGLLRKALEQGRVEDEGWRVRSDGSRFWADVVITALFDESGTLHGFAKVTRDLTERRQVEALKEADRQKNEFLAVLAHELRNPLAPIRNALYLIGRPDAGPSTIREAHAIAERQVRHMSRLLDDLLDVSRVSQGRIELRRERIDLASAAIQAIDSVRGLAEQRGQSIAFDASPVPVVAEADPTRVDQVLMNLLSNAIKYTGPGGHIRVTIAREGDDAVLRVRDDGQGIAPEALPNIFDLFVQAKPHARSGGEGVGIGLTLVRRVVELHGGSVTASSAGLGQGSEFVVRLPVADAAPAPAAASGESR